In Nocardioides sp. JQ2195, a genomic segment contains:
- a CDS encoding 2-oxoacid:acceptor oxidoreductase subunit alpha: protein MTKQVQQLDRVIIRFAGDSGDGMQLTGDRFTQESAAFGNDLMTLPNFPAEIRAPQGTIPGVSSFQVHFADHDILTAGDSPDVLVAMNPAALKANLGDLAKGAAIIVDTHDFTKRNLAKAGYAENPLEDDSADSPLADFDVHQVDLTGMTVEAVKDFGLSRKDAARAKNMFALGLLSWMYGRPTENTIEFLSRKFAKVPDIRDANITAFKMGWNFGETTESFIVQYEVKPAAMAPGTYRNITGNLALSYGLVAAGVQSGLPVFLGSYPITPASDILHELSKHKGFGVTTFQAEDEIAGVGSAIGASFAGHLGVTTTSGPGVALKGEAIGLAVMTELPLLVVNVQRGGPSTGLPTKTEQSDLLQAMFGRNGEAPVPIVAPQSPGDCFAAAVEAARIAVTYRTPVMLLSDGYLANGSEPWSIPEIDDLPVIDPRFATADDLVEGPDGKQEFAPYSRDETTLARPWAIPGTPGLEHRIGGLEKGDGHGNISYDPANHDLMVRTRQAKIDRIAESLPPLQVDDPSGAAKVLVLGWGSTYGPIGAGVRRVRKAGHNVAQVHLRHLNPFPKDLGDILARYDKVLVPEMNLGQLSMLLRAKYLVDAIGYNQVRGLPLKSAELAGVIADLIGQAEGIEVNLQSDSSAGSAQEAVK, encoded by the coding sequence GTGACCAAGCAGGTCCAGCAGCTCGACCGCGTCATCATCCGGTTCGCCGGGGACTCCGGCGACGGGATGCAGCTCACCGGTGACAGGTTCACCCAGGAGTCCGCGGCGTTCGGCAACGACCTGATGACGCTGCCGAACTTCCCGGCGGAGATCCGCGCACCCCAGGGCACCATCCCGGGGGTCTCGTCGTTCCAGGTGCACTTCGCCGACCACGACATCCTCACCGCTGGCGACTCCCCCGACGTGCTGGTCGCGATGAACCCGGCCGCGTTGAAGGCGAACCTCGGTGACCTGGCCAAGGGCGCGGCGATCATCGTGGACACCCACGACTTCACCAAGCGCAACCTGGCCAAGGCCGGGTACGCGGAGAACCCGCTCGAGGACGACTCCGCCGACTCCCCCCTCGCCGACTTCGACGTGCACCAGGTCGACCTGACCGGGATGACGGTCGAGGCGGTCAAGGACTTCGGGTTGTCCCGCAAGGACGCCGCCCGGGCGAAGAACATGTTCGCCCTCGGCCTGCTGTCGTGGATGTACGGCCGCCCCACCGAGAACACGATCGAGTTCCTGTCCCGCAAGTTCGCCAAGGTCCCCGACATCAGGGACGCCAACATCACCGCGTTCAAGATGGGCTGGAACTTCGGCGAGACCACCGAGTCGTTCATCGTCCAGTACGAGGTGAAGCCGGCCGCGATGGCGCCGGGCACCTACCGCAACATCACCGGAAACCTGGCCCTGTCCTACGGCCTGGTCGCCGCCGGGGTGCAGTCCGGGCTGCCGGTCTTCCTCGGCTCCTACCCGATCACCCCGGCCTCCGACATCCTCCACGAGCTCTCCAAGCACAAGGGCTTCGGCGTCACCACCTTCCAGGCCGAGGACGAGATCGCCGGCGTCGGCTCCGCCATCGGCGCCTCCTTCGCCGGACACCTCGGGGTGACCACCACCTCCGGGCCCGGCGTCGCGTTGAAGGGCGAGGCGATCGGCCTGGCCGTGATGACCGAGCTGCCCCTGCTGGTGGTCAACGTCCAGCGCGGCGGCCCCTCGACCGGTCTGCCCACCAAGACCGAGCAGTCCGACCTGCTCCAGGCCATGTTCGGACGCAACGGCGAGGCCCCGGTGCCGATCGTGGCCCCGCAGTCGCCCGGTGACTGCTTCGCCGCGGCGGTCGAGGCCGCCCGGATCGCGGTCACCTACCGCACCCCGGTGATGCTGCTCTCCGACGGCTACCTCGCCAACGGGTCCGAGCCGTGGTCGATCCCCGAGATCGACGACCTGCCGGTCATCGATCCGAGGTTCGCCACCGCCGACGACCTCGTCGAGGGCCCCGATGGCAAACAGGAGTTCGCACCCTATTCCCGCGACGAGACCACCCTGGCCCGTCCATGGGCGATCCCGGGGACCCCCGGTCTCGAGCACCGCATCGGCGGGCTCGAGAAGGGCGACGGGCACGGCAACATCTCCTACGACCCCGCCAACCACGACCTCATGGTCCGCACCCGCCAGGCCAAGATCGACCGGATCGCCGAGTCCCTGCCCCCGCTGCAGGTCGACGACCCCTCGGGCGCCGCGAAGGTGCTGGTGCTGGGCTGGGGCTCGACCTACGGCCCCATCGGCGCCGGCGTACGCCGCGTGCGCAAGGCCGGCCACAACGTCGCCCAGGTGCACCTGCGCCACCTCAACCCGTTCCCCAAGGACCTCGGCGACATCCTCGCCCGCTACGACAAGGTGCTGGTCCCGGAGATGAACCTCGGCCAGCTCTCCATGCTGCTGCGCGCGAAGTACCTCGTCGACGCGATCGGCTACAACCAGGTCCGCGGCCTCCCGCTCAAGTCGGCCGAGCTGGCCGGCGTGATCGCCGACCTCATCGGCCAGGCGGAAGGCATCGAAGTGAATCTGCAGAGCGACTCGTCCGCAGGCTCTGCGCAGGAGGCAGTCAAGTGA
- a CDS encoding SRPBCC domain-containing protein: MRPPSASVEIDAPLDAVWATMLDTASYAEWNPFVVRAECTEPRVGEPIVLHVRWADGKGTRSPERISVVEPPATDADGVARATLAYVFEGWPARLGLIRGTRFQRLTQRPDGPTTYDTVEEFSGPMAKYAGPGRVADGFRRHAEALKRRSESLS, translated from the coding sequence ATGCGACCCCCCTCTGCCTCCGTCGAGATCGACGCCCCGCTCGACGCGGTCTGGGCGACCATGCTCGACACCGCGTCGTACGCCGAGTGGAACCCGTTCGTCGTACGAGCCGAGTGCACCGAGCCCCGCGTCGGCGAGCCGATCGTGCTGCACGTGCGCTGGGCCGACGGCAAGGGCACCCGCTCCCCCGAACGCATCAGCGTGGTCGAGCCGCCCGCGACCGACGCGGACGGAGTGGCGCGCGCAACGCTCGCCTACGTCTTCGAGGGCTGGCCCGCCAGGCTCGGCCTGATCAGGGGCACTCGCTTCCAGCGACTCACCCAGCGACCCGACGGCCCCACGACGTACGACACGGTCGAGGAGTTCTCCGGACCGATGGCGAAGTACGCCGGCCCGGGCCGCGTCGCCGACGGGTTCCGGCGTCACGCCGAGGCGCTCAAGCGGCGCTCGGAGTCACTCTCCTGA
- a CDS encoding 2-oxoacid:ferredoxin oxidoreductase subunit beta yields the protein MSTTEELPFPALPSGVSGVPTLGEGEKQTGKDFTSNQEVRWCPGCGDYAVLKAVQNFLPELGLRRENVVFISGIGCSSRFPYYLDTYGMHSIHGRAPSIATGLATAREDLSVFVVTGDGDALSIGGNHLIHALRRNVNMTILLFNNRIYGLTKGQYSPTSEAGKVTKSTPMGSLDHPFNPVSLALGAEGSFVARTIDSDRSHLTSVLSAAAAHRGTSFVEIYQNCPIFNDGAFDAIKNPDTKADAIIPLVHGEPITFGARDETTGLGDKGLVRAAGGGVEVVQVADAGVEALLVHDAHNPDPSTAFAISRLTDSGYLNQSPIGIFRQVERPSYDDQARAQIRTASEAATAPASERLASLISGGDTWTVV from the coding sequence GTGAGCACCACCGAAGAACTCCCGTTCCCCGCCCTGCCCAGTGGCGTGAGTGGGGTCCCCACTCTCGGCGAGGGAGAGAAGCAGACCGGCAAGGACTTCACCTCCAACCAGGAAGTGCGCTGGTGCCCCGGCTGCGGTGACTACGCCGTCCTCAAGGCCGTGCAGAACTTCCTGCCCGAGCTCGGCCTGCGTCGCGAGAACGTCGTGTTCATCTCCGGCATCGGGTGCTCGTCGCGGTTCCCCTACTACCTCGACACCTACGGCATGCACTCGATCCACGGCCGCGCCCCGTCGATCGCCACCGGCCTGGCCACCGCCCGCGAGGACCTGTCGGTCTTCGTGGTGACCGGTGACGGTGACGCCCTCTCCATCGGCGGCAACCACCTGATCCACGCGCTGCGCCGCAACGTCAACATGACCATCCTGCTCTTCAACAACCGCATCTACGGGCTCACCAAGGGCCAGTACTCCCCCACCTCCGAGGCCGGCAAGGTCACCAAGTCCACCCCGATGGGCTCGCTCGACCACCCGTTCAACCCCGTCTCCCTCGCGTTGGGGGCCGAGGGCTCCTTCGTGGCCCGCACCATCGACTCCGACCGCTCGCACCTCACCTCGGTGCTCTCCGCCGCAGCCGCCCACCGCGGCACCTCGTTCGTGGAGATCTACCAGAACTGCCCGATCTTCAACGACGGCGCGTTCGACGCGATCAAGAACCCCGACACCAAGGCTGATGCGATCATCCCTCTGGTGCACGGTGAACCGATCACCTTCGGCGCCCGGGACGAGACCACCGGACTCGGTGACAAGGGCCTCGTGCGCGCCGCAGGTGGCGGCGTCGAGGTGGTCCAGGTCGCAGACGCCGGCGTCGAGGCACTCCTCGTGCACGACGCCCACAACCCTGACCCGTCGACCGCCTTCGCGATCTCACGGCTGACCGACTCCGGCTACCTCAACCAGTCACCCATCGGCATCTTCCGCCAGGTCGAGCGTCCGTCGTACGACGACCAGGCCAGGGCCCAGATCCGCACCGCCTCGGAGGCAGCCACCGCGCCCGCGTCCGAGCGACTGGCCAGCCTGATCAGCGGCGGCGACACCTGGACCGTCGTCTAG
- a CDS encoding YajQ family cyclic di-GMP-binding protein, with protein sequence MADSSFDIVSKIDRQEVDNALGQTAREVATRFDFKGTGATIEWQGDEAIEITASADDRASAVLDVFQGKLVKRNQSLKILDTGEVRQSGQVSKISITLKEGISSENAKKISKLIRDEGPKGVKAQIQGDELRVSSKKRDDLQAVQQLVKSQDYDFAVQFTNYR encoded by the coding sequence ATGGCCGACTCGTCGTTCGACATCGTCAGCAAGATCGACCGCCAGGAGGTCGACAACGCCCTCGGGCAGACCGCCCGGGAGGTCGCCACCCGCTTCGACTTCAAGGGCACCGGTGCCACCATCGAGTGGCAGGGCGACGAGGCGATCGAGATCACCGCCTCCGCCGACGACCGCGCCAGTGCCGTGCTCGACGTCTTCCAGGGCAAGCTCGTCAAGCGGAACCAGTCGCTGAAGATCCTCGACACCGGCGAGGTCCGCCAGTCGGGCCAGGTCTCGAAGATCTCGATCACCCTCAAGGAGGGCATCTCCTCGGAGAACGCCAAGAAGATCTCCAAGCTGATCCGCGACGAGGGCCCCAAGGGCGTGAAGGCGCAGATCCAGGGCGACGAGCTCCGGGTGTCGTCGAAGAAGCGTGACGACCTGCAGGCGGTGCAGCAGCTGGTGAAGTCGCAGGACTACGACTTCGCGGTGCAGTTCACCAACTACCGCTGA
- a CDS encoding MFS transporter has product MTASREQLHDIGRRRAWVIWIVAVAVYMLAVFHRSSLGVAGLIAADRFDVSGTELAFFTVLQLVVYAGMQIPVGVLLDRFGARALLVSGLVTMTLAQLGFAFSTSFGAAVLARAALGAGDAMVFVSVLRLVTAWFLVRQGPMMAQLTGQVGQLGAIIAAAPLSLALHALGWTKTFALASSLGVLLLVGVLLVVKDSPYERVAPVRIKLRALSRSVQLVWGNPGTRLGMWSHFTSQFSLTVFALLWGFPFLVKGQGLSPEAAGTLLTVMTGWILVSGIVLGKLVTRFPFHRSWIVLSIVAAMAVLWTVVLLWGGPAPLPLLVVLVCVTGSGGPASMVGFDLARSFTPEESLGRANGLVNIGGFLASLLTMALIGVILDWREPRGAASYDLADFRVALCAQYVFWGIGAIQILRYRRKAIAHLHRVHPGAVESMRRGEPFVHPGFADSEGV; this is encoded by the coding sequence ATGACGGCGTCCCGAGAGCAGCTTCACGACATCGGTCGTCGCCGCGCCTGGGTGATCTGGATCGTCGCCGTGGCCGTCTACATGCTGGCGGTCTTCCACCGCAGCTCGTTGGGCGTGGCCGGGCTGATCGCTGCCGACCGCTTCGACGTGAGCGGCACCGAGCTCGCGTTCTTCACGGTGCTGCAGCTGGTGGTCTACGCCGGCATGCAGATCCCCGTGGGCGTGCTGCTCGACCGCTTCGGGGCCCGGGCCCTCCTGGTCAGCGGATTGGTCACGATGACGCTGGCCCAGCTGGGCTTCGCGTTCAGCACGTCGTTCGGGGCGGCGGTCCTGGCCAGGGCAGCGCTGGGCGCCGGCGACGCGATGGTCTTCGTCAGCGTGCTGCGCCTGGTGACCGCGTGGTTCCTGGTCCGGCAGGGGCCGATGATGGCCCAGCTGACCGGACAGGTCGGCCAGCTCGGGGCGATCATCGCCGCCGCTCCGCTCTCCCTGGCACTGCACGCCCTCGGGTGGACGAAGACCTTCGCACTGGCCTCGTCGCTCGGGGTGCTGCTGCTGGTCGGCGTCCTGCTGGTCGTCAAGGACTCGCCGTACGAACGGGTGGCGCCGGTGCGCATCAAGCTGCGAGCGCTCTCGCGCTCCGTGCAGCTGGTGTGGGGCAACCCGGGCACCCGCCTGGGCATGTGGTCGCACTTCACCTCGCAGTTCTCGCTGACGGTCTTCGCCCTGTTGTGGGGGTTCCCGTTCCTGGTGAAGGGGCAGGGCCTGTCGCCGGAGGCGGCCGGCACCCTGCTGACCGTGATGACCGGCTGGATCCTGGTCAGCGGCATCGTGCTCGGCAAGCTGGTGACCCGGTTCCCGTTCCACCGCTCGTGGATCGTGCTCTCGATCGTCGCCGCGATGGCCGTGCTGTGGACGGTCGTGCTCCTCTGGGGAGGGCCGGCGCCGCTGCCGTTGCTGGTGGTGCTGGTCTGCGTCACCGGATCCGGTGGCCCCGCCTCGATGGTCGGCTTCGACCTGGCCCGGAGCTTCACTCCGGAGGAGTCGCTCGGCCGGGCCAACGGGCTGGTCAACATCGGCGGGTTCTTGGCGTCCCTGCTGACGATGGCGCTGATCGGGGTGATCCTGGACTGGCGGGAGCCCCGGGGGGCTGCGTCCTACGACCTGGCCGACTTCCGCGTTGCCCTGTGCGCGCAGTACGTCTTCTGGGGGATCGGGGCGATCCAGATCCTGCGCTACCGGCGCAAGGCGATCGCCCACCTGCACCGGGTCCATCCTGGCGCCGTGGAGTCGATGCGGCGGGGCGAGCCCTTCGTGCATCCCGGGTTCGCCGACAGCGAAGGCGTCTGA